Proteins from a genomic interval of Paenibacillus sp. FSL H8-0048:
- a CDS encoding metallophosphoesterase family protein has product MIPFRFLHTADMHLDSRFAGLSHLPPDIRSYLRESTFAALGRLVGVAILQKVDFVVISGDVYDVSDASLQGQLRFREALEELGSHGIQVFLIHGNHDPLDGPRLSSAPPAHVTVFGGSEPERVTARRREDGREVAVISGISYPTSKVTENTALRFSRQPGSSLFHIGLLHGNVDGDLQHETYSPCTRKDLIGRGYDYWALGHIHKRSILHEHPPIVYPGNIQGRSIKETGPKGCYTVDVSAEGAVRLDFHELDSVRWEVRELSIEGLTDEAEWTLAVENAVEDIRRETPQLMSVVRFRLTGRGDIHKVLAEKGAADDLLTELQRRETGRAVRKEYAGLVWTEGFSIETGLAVDREHLLLEDSFLGEMLRLAGRSGGNAAELDELVATALRPLMENQELRRLLLSAGAEEKQEWLRGAAELGITLLSGLEESGRTLLNAGEEDQAYSAEGSGAGLEGTGRARENASADAGGWVMSKNTAGDTGDSDGQQDREVEE; this is encoded by the coding sequence ATGATTCCTTTTCGTTTCCTGCATACAGCGGATATGCATCTGGACAGCCGGTTCGCCGGTCTGTCTCATCTCCCGCCGGATATCCGCTCCTATCTCCGGGAGTCCACCTTCGCCGCCCTCGGGCGGCTTGTTGGCGTAGCCATCCTGCAAAAGGTAGATTTCGTGGTCATTAGCGGCGATGTCTACGATGTCTCGGATGCTTCGCTTCAAGGGCAGCTCCGGTTCCGGGAGGCCTTGGAGGAACTCGGAAGCCACGGGATTCAGGTATTCCTGATCCACGGTAACCATGATCCGCTGGACGGTCCGCGCCTTAGCTCAGCACCGCCTGCCCATGTTACGGTATTCGGCGGCAGTGAGCCGGAGCGCGTTACCGCCCGCCGCCGGGAGGACGGACGGGAGGTAGCTGTGATCAGCGGCATCTCCTACCCGACCTCCAAAGTGACAGAGAATACAGCTCTGCGCTTCAGCCGCCAGCCGGGCAGCAGCCTGTTCCACATCGGCCTGCTGCACGGCAATGTGGACGGGGATCTCCAGCATGAGACTTACTCCCCGTGCACCCGGAAGGATCTGATCGGCAGGGGCTATGACTACTGGGCGTTGGGGCATATTCATAAGCGGAGTATTCTGCATGAGCATCCGCCTATCGTCTATCCGGGCAACATTCAAGGAAGAAGCATTAAGGAGACCGGGCCGAAGGGCTGTTATACGGTTGATGTCAGTGCAGAGGGTGCAGTCCGGCTGGATTTCCATGAACTGGACAGTGTACGCTGGGAGGTCCGCGAGCTCTCTATTGAAGGGCTCACTGACGAGGCAGAGTGGACCCTGGCTGTAGAGAATGCAGTGGAGGATATCCGCAGAGAGACTCCGCAGCTGATGTCTGTGGTCAGATTCCGCCTGACCGGGCGGGGCGATATACATAAGGTGCTGGCTGAGAAGGGGGCGGCGGATGATCTGCTCACTGAGCTCCAGCGGCGGGAAACTGGGCGCGCAGTGCGCAAGGAATACGCAGGCTTGGTCTGGACGGAGGGCTTCTCCATCGAAACGGGACTTGCGGTTGACCGGGAACACTTGCTTCTGGAGGACAGCTTCCTGGGTGAAATGCTGCGGCTTGCCGGGCGCAGTGGCGGGAATGCCGCAGAGCTGGACGAACTGGTCGCTACTGCGCTGAGACCGCTGATGGAGAATCAGGAGCTGCGCAGGCTGCTATTATCCGCAGGAGCCGAAGAGAAGCAGGAATGGCTGAGAGGTGCAGCAGAGCTGGGAATCACCCTGCTGAGCGGATTGGAAGAGTCCGGCAGGACGCTGCTGAATGCTGGGGAGGAAGACCAGGCGTATTCTGCTGAGGGCAGTGGAGCAGGGCTGGAAGGGACTGGACGGGCGCGGGAAAATGCATCGGCTGATGCTGGCGGATGGGTGATGAGCAAGAACACTGCCGGGGATACCGGAGATAGTGATGGACAGCAAGACCGGGAGGTAGAGGAATGA
- a CDS encoding glycosyltransferase family 4 protein, with amino-acid sequence MNLLQALFFPPEQPGGVSSMIPYLQERFRSSRWEMDLFWLPKRIRGKGREDIVFETFDWTVYFDSPVVQKYIQTYRDYIWWTKLRMSKNYDLIHAHHPIAGLAMKRIYPDVPLIQTLHSSYERELILNGLIREGGIEHQFLVAIYRELEHVSDRLMTVSRAFADYMTPYIERPDSIGVIPNGFDEKRFKPVPHENDIPQLVTVTRLVPAKGIDILFKACAELKKRGHEYVLHIIGDGPSRAELEKLAQELGIYNETIFYGYTLHPEEFMPFFDIFVLPSRAEAFGSVFAEAALSCLALVGTNVGGIPEQIEDGVNGLLVNPDDELGLADALEKVITDPGYRYELSRSAWDKAKSLYSLTRVANELKKTYLQFQPGMKG; translated from the coding sequence ATGAACTTGCTGCAAGCGCTATTCTTCCCGCCGGAGCAGCCCGGTGGTGTATCTTCTATGATCCCTTATCTGCAGGAACGCTTCCGCTCTAGCCGCTGGGAGATGGATTTGTTCTGGCTGCCGAAGCGTATCCGGGGCAAGGGACGTGAAGACATTGTCTTTGAAACCTTCGATTGGACCGTGTACTTTGATAGTCCGGTTGTGCAAAAATACATTCAGACCTACCGGGATTACATCTGGTGGACCAAGCTGCGCATGAGCAAAAATTACGATCTGATCCATGCCCATCATCCGATTGCGGGGCTGGCGATGAAGAGAATTTATCCTGATGTGCCCTTGATTCAGACGCTGCACTCCAGCTATGAGCGTGAATTGATTCTGAACGGATTGATCCGCGAGGGGGGAATTGAGCATCAGTTCCTGGTCGCCATTTACCGTGAGCTGGAGCATGTGAGTGACAGGCTGATGACGGTTTCGCGTGCTTTTGCCGATTATATGACTCCTTATATTGAGCGGCCGGACAGCATCGGAGTGATCCCGAACGGATTCGACGAGAAGCGGTTCAAGCCTGTCCCGCATGAGAATGACATTCCGCAGCTGGTCACGGTTACCCGTCTGGTGCCGGCCAAAGGCATAGATATTCTGTTCAAGGCCTGTGCCGAGCTGAAGAAGCGGGGGCATGAATATGTGCTGCATATTATCGGGGACGGACCGAGCCGGGCGGAGCTGGAGAAGCTTGCGCAGGAGCTGGGCATATATAATGAGACTATTTTTTACGGCTATACGCTGCATCCTGAGGAATTCATGCCGTTCTTCGATATCTTCGTATTGCCTTCGCGGGCGGAGGCGTTCGGTTCGGTATTTGCCGAGGCTGCGCTGAGCTGTCTGGCGCTGGTCGGGACCAATGTGGGCGGCATTCCCGAGCAGATTGAGGACGGGGTGAACGGGCTGCTGGTGAATCCGGATGATGAGCTGGGACTGGCAGATGCTCTGGAAAAAGTAATCACGGACCCCGGTTACCGCTATGAGCTGTCGCGCTCGGCTTGGGATAAAGCAAAGAGCCTCTATTCCCTGACCCGTGTAGCCAATGAACTGAAGAAAACCTATCTGCAGTTCCAGCCGGGAATGAAGGGGTGA
- a CDS encoding RsmB/NOP family class I SAM-dependent RNA methyltransferase, with translation MNEERLPAAYTANIREMLGDTADAFLESYLAKRTQGLRFNTLKSSAPSGRAAAEQAIAQFGLSQVAWCPTGFYYEDPVRPGRHPYHTAGLYYIQEPSAMSAAELLKPLPGELVLDLAAAPGGKTTHIASLMQRQGLLISNEIHPERAKILAENVERLGISNTLVTSAAPGDLSKRFPGVFDRIMLDAPCSGEGMFRKDPAAIDEWSPKHVEICVARQWDILQDAYLMLKPGGHMVYSTCTFNRQENEETMERFVQTYPDMELIVMKRLWPHLERGEGHFVALLYKTASTDQTESASSKSKSKRGERGSNGQKASAALREAYQQFMSWSAAELPGFTGQGLPLLFGESLYLLPEAFSERLHTGMLDGLKVPRAGLHIAHLKKNRIEPAHALAMALRPDQAARSYDMPADGPEIGAWLRGESLPVPPGLHGWTLVTVDGLPVGWGKASSGQLKNHLPKGLRILKAHIDEV, from the coding sequence ATGAATGAAGAACGGCTGCCTGCCGCGTACACCGCTAACATTAGAGAGATGCTGGGGGATACGGCGGACGCTTTTCTGGAGAGCTATCTTGCTAAGCGGACCCAGGGTCTGCGGTTCAATACGTTAAAAAGCAGTGCACCTTCCGGCCGCGCCGCAGCGGAGCAGGCAATCGCACAATTCGGCCTGTCACAGGTAGCATGGTGCCCAACAGGCTTCTACTATGAGGACCCGGTCCGGCCGGGAAGACATCCGTATCATACCGCCGGACTATATTATATTCAGGAGCCCTCCGCAATGTCCGCAGCCGAGCTGCTGAAGCCGCTCCCCGGTGAGCTCGTTCTCGACCTGGCGGCCGCTCCCGGCGGCAAAACCACTCATATCGCCTCGCTGATGCAGAGGCAAGGGCTGCTCATTTCCAATGAAATCCACCCGGAGCGGGCCAAAATCCTGGCCGAAAACGTCGAGCGTCTCGGCATAAGCAACACGCTGGTTACTTCCGCAGCTCCCGGTGATCTCTCCAAAAGATTCCCTGGGGTGTTCGACCGCATTATGCTGGACGCGCCTTGCTCCGGCGAAGGAATGTTCCGCAAAGACCCTGCGGCAATAGACGAATGGTCCCCGAAGCATGTGGAGATCTGTGTAGCCAGACAGTGGGATATTCTGCAGGATGCGTATCTGATGCTGAAGCCTGGCGGTCATATGGTCTATTCCACCTGTACCTTCAACCGTCAGGAGAATGAGGAGACGATGGAGCGCTTCGTGCAGACCTATCCCGATATGGAGCTGATCGTTATGAAGCGGCTGTGGCCGCATCTGGAGCGGGGCGAAGGGCATTTCGTGGCCCTGCTATACAAGACTGCTTCCACTGACCAGACAGAATCTGCTTCAAGTAAAAGCAAAAGCAAGCGCGGTGAACGCGGCAGTAACGGCCAGAAGGCAAGTGCTGCGCTTAGGGAGGCCTATCAGCAGTTCATGAGCTGGTCAGCGGCAGAGCTGCCCGGATTCACCGGACAAGGCCTTCCGCTTCTCTTCGGCGAATCTCTGTATTTGCTGCCTGAGGCATTCAGTGAGCGGCTGCACACCGGGATGCTGGACGGACTCAAGGTACCGCGTGCCGGACTGCATATTGCCCATCTCAAAAAGAACCGGATCGAGCCTGCCCACGCCCTGGCCATGGCACTCCGGCCGGATCAGGCGGCACGCAGCTATGATATGCCGGCGGACGGCCCGGAGATTGGGGCCTGGCTGCGCGGGGAAAGTCTGCCGGTTCCGCCCGGCCTGCATGGCTGGACGCTGGTAACCGTA